The following are encoded together in the Lathyrus oleraceus cultivar Zhongwan6 chromosome 3, CAAS_Psat_ZW6_1.0, whole genome shotgun sequence genome:
- the LOC127128128 gene encoding uncharacterized protein LOC127128128: MFSIKQIFPIHYEGQVSRRLLQASHSGDLSLASDCISDPSLDVNFAGAVTLKTRSTELLLIHESSSQVSFGIKEFVSDVTPLFLAVHAGNASLVRKLLSVGADVNQKLFRGFATTAAVREGHLDILETLIKSGASQPACEEALLEASCHGQEGCAELLMSSDLVRPHIAVHALVAACCRGFVDVVKTLIKCGVDASATDRVLLQSLKPSLHTNVDCNALVAAVVHRQIHVVSLLLQNGATTEFEVRLGAWSWDISTGEELRVGAGLGEPYGITWCAVEYFENSGAILNLLLQYVSSNSYHHRRTVLHHAILCGNVEAVRILLECGVNVESPVKTTSKTKFLPIHMACRLGLPAIIHCLIDFGCDLNSLTDSGDTALMICAKYKQEECLKVLTRAGADFGLENIACQSASSLAELYNWSHDFQQAVLSVIKNGKIPKSSNTSTFSPLIFVSKAGDTEALKTVIESGEFDLDYQDYSGFSAVMHTAVKGHVESFQLLVYAGADVKLCNKSGETTIMLSELNNKSDLFEKIMLEFALEKGNRNAGGFYALHYAARRGDLDAVSLLTNKGFDVNVLDGEDYTPLMLAAREGHASICKLLISYGAHYNAKNTRGETALLHARKFGGGKNDAEGVILDEFARKWVLDGAYVQKHTKCGKGTPHVKQLSMLGSSGVLCWGKSSRRNVVCCEAELGPSSILCRNRYNKGDAEVPGMFRVLTNKNREVHFVCEGGFEAAELWVRGIKLVTREAIFHKQRDI, encoded by the exons ATGTTTTCCATCAAACAGATTTTTCCGATACACTACGAAGGACAAGTCTCACGTCGCCTTCTACAAGCTTCTCATTCCGGTGATCTGTCCTTAGCTTCCGATTGTATTTCCGATCCCTCTCTTGACGTCAACTTCGCAGGCGCCGTTACTTTGAAGACTAGAAGCACCGAGTTACTTCTGATCCACGAATCATCCAGTCAGGTCAGCTTCGGGATTAAGGAATTCGTCTCTGACGTCACGCCTCTTTTCCTCGCGGTTCATGCCGGAAATGCCTCACTCGTCCGAAAGTTACTG AGTGTGGGAGCTGATGTAAATCAAAAGCTCTTTAGAGGTTTTGCAACTACTGCTGCAGTGAGGGAGGGCCACCTTGATATTCTTGAGACCTTAATTAAATCAGGGGCATCACAACCAGCTTGTGAAGAGGCTCTTCTAGAGGCAAGCTGCCATGGACAAGAAGGATGTGCGGAATTGCTCATGAGCTCTGATTTGGTCCGACCTCATATTGCTGTACATGCACTTGTGGCCGCATGCTGTCGGGGGTTTGTCGATGTGGTTAAGACACTCATAAAG TGTGGTGTGGATGCAAGTGCTACGGACCGGGTGCTTTTACAGTCACTTAAGCCTTCTCTCCACACAAATGTAGATTGTAATGCGCTAGTTGCAGCTGTAGTTCATAGGCAGATCCATGTTGTCAGTTTGCTCCTTCAG AATGGTGCTACGACAGAGTTTGAAGTGAGGCTTGGAGCATGGTCATGGGACATTTCAACTGGTGAAGAACTCCGTGTGGGTGCTGGACTGGGAGAACCATATGGTATCACCTGGTGCGCAGTTGAGTATTTTGAAAATAGTGGTGCTATATTAAACTTACTCttgcaatatgtttcctcaaaTAGTTATCACCATAGAAGAACCGTTCTACACCATGCTATCCTCTGTGGCAATGTCGAGGCTGTTAGGATACTCTTAGAATGTGGTGTCAATGTGGAATCCCCAGTCAAAACAACCAGCAAGACCAAGTTCCTTCCTATACACATGGCATGTCGTCTAGGCTTACCAGCCATAATTCATTGCCTTATTGATTTTGGTTGTGACTTGAATTCTTTAACAGATTCTGGTGACACAGCTCTGATGATTTGTGCAAAATATAAGCAAGAGGAGTGTCTTAAAGTACTGACAAGGGCTGGTGCTGATTTTGGCTTGGAGAATATTGCATGTCAATCTGCAAGTTCACTTGCCGAGTTGTACAACTGGTCACATGATTTTCAACAAGCAGTGTTGAGTGTGATTAAAAACGGCAAGATACCCAAATCCAGCAATACTTCCACCTTTTCCCCTTTGATTTTTGTATCTAAGGCAGGAGATACTGAAGCATTGAAAACTGTCATCGAATCTGGAGAATTTGATCTTGACTATCAAGATTATAGTGGTTTCTCAGCGGTTATGCATACAGCCGTGAAAGGTCACGTTGAATCATTTCAATTGCTTGTATATGCTGGAGCCGATGTAAAGTTGTGCAATAAATCTGGTGAAACAACAATAATGCTATCTGAATTGAATAATAAGAGTGATTTATTTGAAAAGATCATGCTTGAATTCGCACTCGAAAAGGGTAATAGAAATGCTGGTGGCTTCTATGCTCTACACTATGCAGCTCGTCGTGGGGATTTGGATGCGGTTTCATTGTTGACCAACAAAGGCTTTGATGTCAATGTTCTAGATGGAGAAGACTACACGCCACTTATGTTAGCAGCAAGGGAAGGCCATGCATCCATTTGTAAGCTTTTAATTTCATATGGGGCTCATTATAATGCTAAAAATACAAGAGGCGAAACTGCACTTTTACATGCAAGGAAATTCGGTGGAGGTAAAAACGATGCTGAGGGTGTTATACTAGATGAGTTTGCTCGTAAATGGGTATTAGATGGTGCCTACGTTCAAAAACACACAAAATGTGGTAAGGGCACCCCACATGTAAAACAATTAAGTATGTTGGGTTCATCAGGCGTTCTTTGTTGGGGTAAGTCAAGCAGGAGAAATGTGGTGTGCTGTGAGGCAGAGTTAGGGCCAAGCTCCATTTTGTGTAGAAATAGGTACAACAAAGGTGATGCAGAAGTACCTGGAATGTTTAGGGTGCTTACTAATAAGAACAGGGAAGTGCATTTTGTCTGTGAGGGAGGGTTTGAAGCTGCTGAGCTTTGGGTGAGGGGTATTAAACTTGTAACCAGAGAGGCTATTTTTCATAAGCAGAGAGACATATAA